The Monomorium pharaonis isolate MP-MQ-018 chromosome 5, ASM1337386v2, whole genome shotgun sequence genome segment attgttgcaatTGATAGATGCTGacacacaaaaatttaaatatctgcAAATAATAAGAAGTTTAAATGTActccaaaaaaatatttatttggatcgataataaatcttttttattatactatgtgtatgtaaataagattttttgccaaacatttaatattacatttaattgccgcaaatcaaatttttgggATTAATTAAGGTAATGCTTAATTAATGCTGCCACTTGAGTATGTCCTATGTCGAAATCACCGGCATTAAAATCTCCGCCGTTAAAGTCTCTAGTGAGAAATGTACCTTGCGGACGCAGACATCCTTGAAATGAAAATACAAGGGGGTCTCGCACTGCGAAATTACATTTCTGAAAATCAAGGTTTTGAGTGGTCAAGGGCTTTTCTCGATCGCCTGCGTTTATGCTTGCATGTCTGTCAGTCATTTAAGCAATGTCGAGGTAAAATTACCGTTAACAATCGCAATATGCATCTTATAGGgtaatatgtaatttcttCAGGTTgagaaataaaagcaaaattacTGAAATACAATCACTCTGACACGATTATttctgataattattaatattaaaaatcataaatatagaaatcagcttttaataatatcagaATGCTACTTAAatttgcacaaaaaaatgcaaaatattcatttattatgcAGGACAGTAAGATAAAGAGGTATAAACAAAGCACTTACATAAGAAGTAgatgataatattaaacgaGGAACAGAAAAACCTGTTTAGTTTATATATTCCAACGTATTAACATATTGGAAAGTTTGAAAACAGTAGACGTAACTCTGAACCATCCCGCGCAGTAATTTAAACCTGCGAATACCGTAACAACCTCACGCACAACCTCACTTGTTTATAAGCGTAAAACgtatacacggaaaaaataattttactacagtaataaaaaaatgtagccgtatatatttttaaaaaaataattttcttacattttaaaatccaaataattttataggaTGCTCAAACATGATGAcaatgctgcaaaaagtttttacaGCTTTTAgcaacatttataattattttaagagtccaataaaatcattgttatatctaaaatagaattatacctgtatctagttaaatttttaaatatttcagtaaaatcGTGTAAACGTATAGATTCGTTCGTCGGGATTAGCATTTACGGCACTCACTGTAATACGAAGTTACGTCATGAATGAAAATCGGAAGAGCCCGGGAGATGCAATAGAAATTTTCAATCTCTTTGTAAGGCGAACTGGCGTGCTGAAGTTAAGGCGGAGGTCGGGCCCATGGGCGGGCCCCGCCGCTCCCGAAGGGGACCTATATAAGTAGACTCGCTCGGCGCATAAAGCGATCCTATAACACAATCACCTTCGCCTCATCATCAACCAGACATGCGCCCTCCTGTGAGTATCGTTactcctttttcttttctgtcaCCTGTTTCATTCATTCTAACCGTTGACATAACAGGAACTACTTTGTCCTCGAGGATAAACTTAATTTCCATAATTGGGTgaagatatttttgtgcaaTGTAACAATGTGCATTAATTGTGTAAACGATTGAATTTGTGTAAGAGTGAATTGTTTGCCTCGCGAATAAAATTGGCTTTAAGTGCAATGATGTGGATTAATTAACGAAAtagaatagattttttttagaagagatttattataagagtaaaaaatgtttatctcGTAAATTTGATTCCACAaggattatattaatttcagtgAAAGAGCAAATGTCTTagaattgtacaaaatatgtcatactattataaatttttttaaatgcacttTTCACagacagaaaaattataatgatcaTATTTATGTGGGTTCTAAGATTGTAAGTTAGATTTCAGTGGTTTGCGGTCGGATTGTTATAACCAGCGTTTGCATTCTTTTGATGAAGAAATGATCGTATCGAAATTTCACATAGCTTTATTGATTAAAGAAAATCACAGTAAATTACGATAATAGCGCATCGTTTTCGCGCCACCGACTTTTCTCTAATGCACATACGAGGCCATTGGAAAGTGTTCCGAATACCGAAAcgtttttatgcaaatttatgtCACCAGGTGCTGTTACTCTTGTTTTGCCTCGGCCTTGCGGTCGCCCAGCACAATCAACCGTATCCTGTGACTACCCCGGTGCCTatcttaaaacaaataaataagtgAGTGCTAGATTAACATTACGCAATCTGAATGAAAGCGAAAACGCAACGAGCACGCAACCGAATACGAGCGCGcttcgaatttcttttttgcgTGAAAGTTCTTTTCTCAGAGCGGTATCTTCTTTACGATTCTTTGGAGTTTactgttttacttttttttttcaattctgaACAATGTACGAGTACGTGCACGTACGCGAGGAGACTGCGCAATGTTTGATCGACATCGATTTCCGACAGGCACAACGAAGATGGCAGCTACAGTTACGGTTTCGAGGCGGCGGACGGGTCGTATAAGATCGAGTCCAAGTATCCGAACGGCGAGATTTACGGCAAATATGGCTTCGTGGACGACACCGGGAAGGTGCGCGAGGTCGAGTACGGCGCGTCCAGGCGCGGCTTCGAGCCGGTCGGTGCTGGGATAAACGTGCCCCCGCCAACCTTGACCGGCAACGGCATCGCCGGGAACGCGAACGAACCCGAAGACGACGGGCAGTACCGCGAGGATCCGAACATCTATCACACCGATCCGCGCTACACTAACGGGGAACGTTATTACGATGTCGCACCTAAGTACAGACAGCCACCGATCGTCTACAATCCGCCGCAGCAGATTGCACCGGCTGCTTACGATCAACCGAGGTGAGTCGCGATAAATTTTAGCTCTTTAGATGTGATCTCGAAAACGTCcatcttaatttaaaacgcTTGAACGCGAATTTTCAATCGACTTCTG includes the following:
- the LOC105838015 gene encoding uncharacterized protein LOC105838015 isoform X2; amino-acid sequence: MRPPVLLLLFCLGLAVAQHNQPYPVTTPVPILKQINKHNEDGSYSYGFEAADGSYKIESKYPNGEIYGKYGFVDDTGKVREVEYGASRRGFEPVGAGINVPPPTLTGNGIAGNANEPEDDGQYREDPNIYHTDPRYTNGERYYDVAPKYRQPPIVYNPPQQIAPAAYDQPRHKAPVKHRPASVSSRFQSVEYRPQYRTQYQGQQLQSAYPSLAISADSQGFVPTNIDNAGLASYTVHYKR
- the LOC105838015 gene encoding uncharacterized protein LOC105838015 isoform X1; this encodes MHIRGHWKVFRIPKRFYANLCHQVLLLLFCLGLAVAQHNQPYPVTTPVPILKQINKHNEDGSYSYGFEAADGSYKIESKYPNGEIYGKYGFVDDTGKVREVEYGASRRGFEPVGAGINVPPPTLTGNGIAGNANEPEDDGQYREDPNIYHTDPRYTNGERYYDVAPKYRQPPIVYNPPQQIAPAAYDQPRHKAPVKHRPASVSSRFQSVEYRPQYRTQYQGQQLQSAYPSLAISADSQGFVPTNIDNAGLASYTVHYKR